The Arctopsyche grandis isolate Sample6627 chromosome 5, ASM5162203v2, whole genome shotgun sequence genome includes a window with the following:
- the LOC143911970 gene encoding pro-resilin-like: MCLSKTMQFVLLATLALIGVLAEPQNKDYLPPKQGPARGGGAGRPGQDEGPNEPANYDYSYEVLDDSINLDFGHKEKRLNDQATGSYHVLLPDGRTQFVDYEAGPEGYRPQIRYEGTANLGDGKGDGGYNYNAASNQDPVRQVAPNSLATSTSKIA; encoded by the exons ATGTGTTTATCGAAAACG ATGCAATTCGTCCTTTTAGCTACGTTGGCCTTAATTGGAGTGTTGGCTGAACCGCAAAATAAAGATTATTTACCTCCGAAGCAGGGTCCAGCTAGAGGAGGAGGAGCAGGACGCCCTGGGCAGGATGAGGGACCTAAT GAGCCGGCAAATTATGACTACTCCTATGAAGTTCTGGATGATTCAATCAATTTAGATTTCGGACATAAGGAGAAGAGATTGAATGATCAAGCCACCGGTTCTTACCACGTTTTGCTACCTGACGGCCGTACTCAATTCGTAGACTATGAAGCTGGACCCGAAGGATATCGTCCCCAG ATTCGATATGAAGGCACTGCCAATTTAGGGGATGGGAAAGGAGATGGTGGATATAATTACAACGCAGCATCAAATCAAGATCCAGTTAGACAAGTTGCACCAAATTCCTTAGCGACTTCAACTTCCAAGATagcttga
- the LOC143911971 gene encoding uncharacterized protein LOC143911971, giving the protein MNKWCIIALAIALANGEPPVNSYLPPSGSGGRPSAEYGVPGQGGNQGNGFGKNGPGGNGGSPSSSYGAPGLGGSPSDSYGAPNQSPAGFGGQSGGKPSSSYGSPSQGGNGGGRPSSQYGAPGSSGNGGNGGRPSSSYGAPGQNGGTGQNGFGGQTSGRPSSSYGAPSQGNGFGNTPSSSYGAPGSGQNGGSPSSSYGAPGSGQNGGTPSSSYGAPGSGQNGGSPSSSYGAPGSGQNEGKPSTSYGAPSQGNGFGNSPSSSYGTPGSGQNGGTPSSSYGAPGSQSGFGGSDPSSSYGAPGQGGSGSNGRTPSSSYGAPGQGGSGSNGRTPSSSYGAPSSQNGQGGFGGNGNGGKPSSSYGAPGAGSQGGGRPSSTYGAPNQGNSGNGFGGSPSSSYGAPGAGGRPSSEYGAPGLGGSGNGGNGNGGYGDNADDGSNEPAKYEFNYEVNDQESGTSFGHSEQRDGDRTTGEYNVVLPDGRKQVVEYEAGTDGYKPQIRYEGGNGNGGYASGGPSGQNGGYPSGGPNGGQNGGYPSGGPAGFGGQGNGGSSGYPSGGPSENSNGGQGGYSGGRSQQGGSNGGQGGNSGYPSGGSSTNGYSSGGQGGNSGYPSGGSGSNGSGGYPSGGSGSNGSGGYPSGGQGGNSGYPSGGPSSNEEGYPSGGPSGPKGSGF; this is encoded by the exons ATGAATAAA TGGTGCATTATTGCCCTGGCTATTGCATTAGCTAACGGAGAGCCTCCGGTTAATTCATATCTTCCACCGTCTGGAAGCGGAGGAAGACCCTCAGCAGAATATGGAGTACCCGGTCAAGGAGGTAATCAAGGAAATGGTTTTGGAAAAAATGGTCCCGGTGGAAACGGTGGTAGCCCCAGTTCTAGCTATGGCGCTCCAGGGTTAGGTGGATCTCCTTCAGATTCATATGGTGCCCCCAATCAATCACCAGCTGGATTTGGAGGACAATCTGGAGGAAAACCTTCTTCTTCTTACGGTTCCCCGTCTCAAGGTGGTAACGGTGGTGGAAGACCCTCATCCCAATATGGAGCTCCTGGATCATCTGGCAATGGTGGAAATGGAGGAAGGCCTAGCTCATCTTACGGGGCTCCAGGACAGAACGGTGGTACAGGACAGAACGGATTTGGTGGCCAAACCTCAGGACGCCCAAGCTCATCTTATGGTGCTCCTTCTCAAGGGAATGGATTCGGAAACACTCCCAGCTCTTCTTATGGTGCTCCTGGCTCCGGACAAAATGGCGGTAGTCCCAGCTCGTCATATGGTGCTCCAGGCTCCGGACAAAATGGCGGTACTCCCAGCTCATCATATGGTGCTCCTGGCTCCGGACAAAATGGCGGTTCTCCCAGCTCATCCTATGGTGCTCCAGGCTCTGGCCAAAATGAAGGCAAGCCAAGCACGTCTTACGGTGCACCTTCTCAAGGAAACGGTTTTGGAAACTCTCCCAGTTCTTCTTATGGCACTCCTGGTTCCGGTCAAAATGGCGGTACTCCCAGCTCATCTTACGGTGCACCAGGTTCTCAAAGCGGATTCGGAGGTAGTGATCCAAGCTCTTCGTATGGAGCTCCAGGTCAAGGTGGCTCTGGAAGCAATGGCAGAACTCCAAGCTCTTCGTATGGCGCTCCAGGTCAAGGTGGTTCTGGAAGCAATGGTAGAACTCCAAGCTCTTCTTACGGTGCACCATCTTCTCAAAACGGTCAAGGTGGTTTTGGAGGAAATGGAAACGGCGGTAAACCAAGTTCATCATACGGAGCACCAGGCGCTGGATCTCAGGGAGGTGGTCGTCCAAGCTCAACATATGGAGCTCCCAATCAAGGAAACTCTGGAAATGGTTTTGGCGGTTCACCTTCTTCTAGTTATGGAGCTCCTGGTGCTGGTGGTAGGCCTAGTTCTGAATATGGTGCTCCTGGATTGGGTGGGTCTGGAAATGGAGGTAATGGTAATGGCGGTTATGGTGACAATGCTGATGATGGTAGCAAT GAACCGGCAAAATACGAGTTTAATTATGAGGTGAACGACCAGGAAAGTGGTACTAGCTTTGGTCATTCGGAACAAAGGGATGGTGACAGAACAACAGGGGAGTATAACGTGGTGCTGCCTGATGGCAGGAAGCAGGTTGTCGAGTACGAGGCCGGCACTGATGGATACAAACCCCAGATCAGATATGAGG GTGGCAATGGAAACG GAGGATATGCTTCAGGTGGCCCATCTGGTCAAAATGGTGGATATCCAAGCGGTGGACCAAACGGTGGTCAAAATGGTGGTTATCCAAGTGGAGGTCCAGCAGGATTTGGCGGTCAAGGAAACGGTGGATCTTCTGGATATCCCAGCGGTGGCCCAAGTGAAAACTCAAACGGAGGACAAGGTGGCTATTCTGGTGGACGTTCTCAACAAGGAGGATCAAATGGTGGACAGGGAGGCAACTCTGGCTATCCAAGCGGTGGATCAAGCACAAATGGTTATTCCAGCGGAGGACAAGGAGGCAATTCTGGATATCCAAGTGGAGGATCAGGTTCAAATGGATCTGGTGGATATCCAAGTGGAGGATCAGGTTCAAATGGATCTGGTGGATATCCAAGTGGAGGACAGGGAGGAAATTCAGGATATCCTAGCGGTGGACCGAGTTCCAACGAAGAAGGTTATCCAAGCGGTGGACCGAGCGGACCAAAAGGATCTGGATTTTAA